The genomic interval acagtgaattctcgatatatgacaACATGTACGgacagtgacatatatcgtcaaggagacatactccgagccgtgttatgtttacactcctcggtgtctgaggcctctcgagcttcgtagcctctcacggggtataccccgcggtagtggggataattccgcgacgtttatcatccaggcattggcgacatatatggagaaatcactgtactcaaTCGCAGCAAACTCGTCAATATCTCGACCAAAATTCATGATTTCGATGCTCGAGACAGCCACGCAtaaacagaagaaaaaaaaaagaaacgatctTGACCGGCAGCGATCGCGAAAGATCGTCGAACAGAAGGAAGCATCCGCGAAGCAGCTCCCGGACGTTCTCAACAAGTATACATCGCCGAGAGCCAAGAGAGAAGCGTCCTAGGACACACAGAGACAGTAGGTAGGTATCGAACGAATCGTTTTTAATCACTCACCGTAATCCGGCCGAACGACAGCCTGCACCGCCTGTTCGTTCTTCTTGCTCCGAATCACCGGCTCACCGAGAATCGTAAAGTTTCTAGGTCCCACGCGGTTCACAAACACTAGATACACTTTACCCCTCTTAATATTGGCTCGCACCACACCACTCTGATTATCgcgttgctgctgttgttgctgctgctgctgctgctgcttctgtTGACTTCCATCGTTGTCGTAGGCGCAGACCGTTGATTTTCCAGGCGCGGATTTGTCGCGGAAGTGTAGTCGAACGCTGTCGTTCTTCTGTAGCGGCGGGAACCCGGGCTGGCTTTTGTAGACCTGTTTCACCTCGAACGTCACCGCGTAGTTCGAGCCGGGCTTCCTAACGGAGGACATGCTCCTGGCCTTGCCCTCGAAGACCGTCGGCGCCAGGTACGCCCTGTTCCCGACGTCCATGTCCGGGCACCAGTTTTGCCCGCGACAGCCCTTGTTCCGGCATCGTCGTCGCTGCTCCCGAGGCGAGTCCGCCTTGGTGCGGTTCTTTGGTCGTTGCTTGGTCGAGCGGACCACCCGGGGCCTCTCCACCGAGGACTCATCTTGAGTGTAGAGAAAAGGGGTCTGGGTGGACGAGTGTCTAGGCAGCTGCACCAGTCCTGTCTCGACGGTCTTCGGTGGTCCTACCGGCTCGTCCTCCAGCCGACGATTCGCTCGCAGGGACGAGGCGACGAAAGCTGCCCTGATCGAGTCGTCGAACAGCTCCTCGTTGGTTCTCGAAGACCGACGGTTCCATTGGTCCTCGAGCTTGACGAAGGGCTCCAGCGCGGTGGAAGAGGACGCCGGGGATGTTGTCTGCTGTTGGCCATTTTCGGGCTTCTGGTAGTCTCGGGGCCAGTCTCGTCCGGGAACGGCGGCGACGGCGCTCGTAACCAGGTCCCAGGTCGTCGGACGATGATCAAGGTTGTTTAGAACGGCGACGATGCTCATCGATGCCGGATGCTCGCCGGCGGTCGTCCTCGTCGACGTCTCCCCGAGGGTGTTCCGATTGGCGGGGGGTGCCGCAGCGAGCGCCAGTGCGCCCCACCAGCCGCTTAAGATCCCGGCCAAAAGCAGAGACGCCCACATCATCCGACCTGCTTGCTGGTTTGATCGGGGGTGAGAGGCCGACACCTCGGTCACCCCGAACAAGCACACAACACTCTCGCCGGCGGGCTCTTCTTGGTTGGTTTGCCGCTGTCTCGGATGCGAGCGAGAGTTCGCCTCGGTTCGGACACGCCGCGGaactggctctctctctcttcgggtCTCGCGGGCCTCTCCTGTTTCTCGCGATCAGATCATTCAGAGCGGCCTCTCATCCGGTGTACCCGAAACTTCTATGTCCCTTAGCTCTTCCTCTGCTTCTTCGGGCCAGGCTTTTCTTCTGGATCTCGTTGTCTCTGTTGATCGGCTGTTGTCTCGGATCGgcactcttcttcttcttcctcttcttctacttcttcacGAGGTGTTGCACCACCGCAGGCAAGGCATCGGCACTTCCATCGGACAGATTCTCGGCTGTCTGCTCTTCCAACTTAGTGCCGACCTCTTCATCCTCGACGCCCCCAAAGATGCGACAGTGGTCACTGTGGCCGATTCATCCGCGGGATTATCGCGCGCGATCCCGATCGGCCGGTGCCGAAACGAACGGTTCAGCGGTCATCCTGTCGGTCGGACGGACAGCGCATCCTCGCGTCAACCGACCGGCGACTGATCTCCACCGGATCCCCGAATTGTCCCCTGGCGCCTCTTCTTTCGACGATGATGCATACAACGTCAACTGGAAGCCGCCCTGCAGAGGCGCACCCGGGGGCACGATCTTCAGAAACGGAGAGCTCCCCGATCTAGAATATCGTGGTCGTGGACGGTCTCGCAGCTCCTCAAACCTCTCCCCTCGAGGGAACGAGGTCGTCCGTCAGCGTTTCCGTATCTCGAAATAAATCGTCGAAAGTCGATAAAGAATCTCGCGCGCCACCCCCGTGCGCTCGGCTCCTCGGTATCACGTTGCACTCCGAAACGAGGAAAGCCCGAGGATGATGACACACGAGCGGCTTGTACAAGTCTCGGACGACGAAGATGACGAAGAGGACCAagccagaaagagagagagagagagataaaccGTCTTCCTCCGACCGGCCGAGGCAcactatttaaatatactcacgGGGCTCTCGGGTACCACCGAAGTCTAGCCCTTGACGCGCGCACTTCACTGTTCCGGTGCAACCGATCCGGGGAGTTCCTAGGACGATCCTACAGGAGAGATCTAGTTATCCGGAACGATTTCCGATCGGAAATGTCGCGGGACCGGTACCGGACACGATGCAGCGCGCGGTACCGATTGTACGATAGCGCGGCGATACTGGTCGCGCGACGCGGCGTGCTCCTCGCGTTGCTGCTGGTGCTGCTAGCGCTGCTGGTGGTGCTGCTAGCACTGATGCTGGTGCTGCTGGTGGTGTGCTGGTGCACGCGTGCGGATAATATCGTGCGGGGGATCGGCGCGTGTGTTGCACGCGGCATGCACGAGGAGCCTCGTGTCACGTCGAGGCGGAGAAGGGATTGTCGGTGGCCCCGCGTCGGGCGCGCGCGACGGTTCAAATTAGACTGAACGGCCCGCTCGAGCAGCCCGAGGCCGGCCACAGTGCCAGCGACTCCTGTCGGACGCCGGTCGAGGCTCTGCGCGCGCACCGCCACAGAGAGCCACAGCACAGAACcggagacgacgacgacgacgacggagaCACCAAACCAATGGGGAACCCCCGCGCGCTCTCCTACAAACACCCAGCGCAACGCGCCGAACACCGAACCGACCGACAGACACACAACCGGACGGGACTCCCATACGGCCGGACCGTGCACCGGGACAGGATCAGACGCGACCAGACTCGACGGGACCTTTAAGAACCTGTGTAACGACGACCCAACAACTGAGGAACCGCACGCGTGCTTTTACTCTCCTTCTTACTCACGGCTACCGACCACCCGATTTTCCGTCCCTCTGTGCCGTAACCTCCTATCTCCTTCTCGCGTTCATCGCCTTCGCTTGCCCCTATTGCGCTTTATCCCACGCCGCCACCGGGTGGGAGAGACCTGGCAGGATTCTTCGTTGGAGGCCGATTGATGGCGAACTTGGTCCCATTATTGGCCGATGACGCGTGGATGGGTTGTATTAGGTTTGATCACACGGGTGAGTGAGTATGTTTTCAGAAGGATTAGACGGCGGTTGTCTGACTCTTTGCTTTGGCACTATcacgtttctttttctttttaagtaaccgatttaacactttgaacggccAACTAAAAACCCCAaagattccataaaatcaaagtaagttatttaatgaagtaaaaattgcaaaaagttaaatgtatgatactgagtaatcctccaactttcttgcatgtaacagatcctaatcaagtttagttgacagtttaaaacctgcacaaataattaaGTCactcacatatgggtgacgcggcgacgaacgcgTTAAGTAACTGAAGAATGTGTAGGAGCTTTTGGTCCCATTTTGCTCGGTACCGAACAAACAATTCCCCTGTTGTAAATTATTGGGTTAAGGTACTTTAACCACTTGCTTCGGCTTAGTGACGTTTTTTCGTGCATTTGCGATGGGACTAACGTAGCACTCTGTGCTACATTATGCTATTATGCTACGCTAATGTGATCTGGTATCATAGTTTAATCCGGTGACATTTTCGTCAAGTATCGTGAATTATATATCGCAACACTATTCGCGTGTAAATGACTCGATCTAAACTGATCTATTTCTAGCACTCCATATATTGTGCAAATTGATGAAAAGAGAAGTATGTGAATCATTCTATCTCATGGTGCAGCTTTCCTCCGTAGCTCAGCAACTCGTTAGCCTTTGAATCGCTTAGGGAGACACGTCTACAGCGAATGACATAGAAAGTTTATTTACTATAAATATAAAACTTGCTCCGATAGTCACGCCAGGTCCGAGTTACGAAGGTGGTGGGGATAGAAAGCGACACCTTGCTGAACTGGGAACGCGATAGTTGTGACAATTACTGTGGTATGCAGAGATACGAAGATGGCTGAGTAATGGAATGCGATATCGATTGATTGTTAGGCACACGTCTTTTCTTTATCAGCTGGAACATTGATATCAACGAATCGAATAGCGTTTCAGACATGGTCTACTAGACCGAATGGGTTACCCCTTTCGCACCCCTAGCCTGTCTTAGCCATTTTCTAATGTTTATGTAGCAGGTGGTTTTGCACTCGATCTTTCACACTCGGCGATTGGGTTGACAGTGAAGGATCATAGTACACGTAACATTCAGCACACGGTTTTCTAATTCTGCTGGACGTATGATCTCTCGGGTAAAGTTGACACACTTTTCATCGCTTCTCGAAAAGTCCCGTATACATTGCGGTATTGCTTGTCAACAAGGCGAAcaattttactttaattttatcTCATCTTATCTCGCTCCTCCACTCTCAATGATGCAGTTCAGGAACTCGATCGTTTATCTTCATGTGACACTGATTTTTTATCATTGCATCTAGGAATCAATCAAGTTGCGAAAATTAATGAATCTGAAAATGTTCCATTGAAAATTACGCAAGTAAAACAGctggaaataaaaatattactaaatttTCTCAACGCCCGCGTCGTGAAGGTCCTTAAATAAATTGGTACACATCGTAGAGGCAACGGtagataattttataaaattgtttacgATAAGAAAAACAATATGTTCTCGTTATTTTTCACCCAGTGAGTTTCACTAGACCCCCCACAGTGGTTCCAGGGTTAAGAACAGCAGCGATCGAGTCGGGACCATTCGCGGATCGGTTCGAAACCGGTCCCACCCATCTCGTTCACCGAATACTTTCCCGACTGGGTGTTGCGCCTGCATTTTCCCGCGGTGTTGACGTGCATCGAGGCCCTACTGACCCTCGTCACGTTTACTTTTTGTTTTGACTTTTTGCGGAGGTTTCACTTTGCTCGGTACGCTAAGGCGACACGGTTCAGCGAGCAAtaaacgtctctctctctctctctctctctctctctctctcggtcccgTGGTGAGCTATTAGATCGTCCTTCGTTGCAACCGTTCATAAGTACGATCTAGTGGACGACAAACGCTGTTACTTTTTATCCGACCGCCTTTTTTCCACCATCCTTATTTACGTGCCGAGCAAATCTCATTCCCAGGCACGAGGCGCCAGGTTCTCTCGTTAGCTGCTCCATTTTTGCAATTCTTTTTCACCTGGCTGCCTAAAAACGTCTACTGTTTAATTGGAACCCTCGCTGCAACAAATAGTAGTCCCAAAACCATGATTATTTTCTGATCACTTAATATCGATATTTagattaacacattcgcgaccgctgacgtgaattcacgtcctgcaatgtttgtttctgaatgcggcaacattaggcgcattaatgggattggatttaaatttaaattattaattaatttaataaattaattaatccttgctttagcgatacaagtttgcggcaaccaacttcagaatttcattattttcgccggtactcggtattagaaacggacaaaatttgccggtcgcgaatgtgttaataaacGGAATggcaaaaattgaaagaatttttacAAATGAATGTACACCGTTTCATGAATCCACTGTGGCGCATTCCTTGAATTTATAGCATCCATTCCAAATGTCCACCACTTTGAAGAATATGTTGAAATTCAAAAGTTATAGTTCGGGACCACAGTACattattatctccgtaactgtcgcaaatgTCTCTACCGTAACTATCTTTTATCCCCACCAATGAGGGCAAAACCCTTGGAACCACCAGTCAAGCGGAACCAACATGCTCGACGATCGAGCCAGCTGAGCGAtcgagtatcggtgagactcacactaatgcaagcaaAAAATCGCAACTTTTCtgatgttttatttcttttcagacGAAAAATTTACCGTCGTATTTGTCTcctttctaattaaaatgacaccaaacacgatacaattacgGTCATAATTCTTGTGTgataagcgattaaagttttAGGCGTGAAGGAGGTCAAAcctcagtctctctctctctctctcgctctcgctctcttttTCAATGGCTATCGTTCTTTACGTGCGGCAGACTACAAAGAAAATGTAGCACATCTGCTaaaactgtcgctcggcagacccgacgatacgacagttacggagatactactatacagtgaattctcgatatatgtcaataacaagggtcttgccagagtcatgtatcgtccaggagacacagccgagccgtgttatgtatACACTTctagcgtccgaggcctctcgagcttcgtagcccctcacggggtataccccgctgtagtgaggataatttcgcgacgtttatcatccaggccttggcgacatatatagagaaatcagtgtactgCGACGAACAGAGCTCATTTTCGAGCAGTTATCTGTGAACTGTCGCCTAATTATTGAACCAGGGCTCATTTCGACTTCGATCCAGCGCCGATAGATCGGCCAGCGCTCGAGCCCGCGGACACGAGGTCGGAATTCAGCTCGGTTTCTATTGCCCGGCCGTTCCGGGAAGCCTTCGTTTACCTTGGATCGGGGCGCTCTCGAGCGAGATACGGTAACGAGATTCATCCGCGTATACTCGGCCGGAACAGTTTCAAGTTAGAACGGAAATTAATATCGAGCCCCAATATTTACCCTCTCCGAGGCAAGAGGCGAGCACGCTCGGTTGCGCCCGGTTAAAACACAGGGGGCCCCGCGTTTGTTAAAACGCAAAAGCGGGGTCGCTGCACTCACCGGTGTATTTCGGTCCCAAAACAGCGTTCGGTCGAAAGTCTTCTTCCGCACGACATTGTTCCGATAATCGATCAA from Halictus rubicundus isolate RS-2024b chromosome 2, iyHalRubi1_principal, whole genome shotgun sequence carries:
- the Vn gene encoding membrane-bound neuregulin protein vein, encoding MMWASLLLAGILSGWWGALALAAAPPANRNTLGETSTRTTAGEHPASMSIVAVLNNLDHRPTTWDLVTSAVAAVPGRDWPRDYQKPENGQQQTTSPASSSTALEPFVKLEDQWNRRSSRTNEELFDDSIRAAFVASSLRANRRLEDEPVGPPKTVETGLVQLPRHSSTQTPFLYTQDESSVERPRVVRSTKQRPKNRTKADSPREQRRRCRNKGCRGQNWCPDMDVGNRAYLAPTVFEGKARSMSSVRKPGSNYAVTFEVKQVYKSQPGFPPLQKNDSVRLHFRDKSAPGKSTVCAYDNDGSQQKQQQQQQQQQQQRDNQSGVVRANIKRGKVYLVFVNRVGPRNFTILGEPVIRSKKNEQAVQAVVRPDYVREVTLSELRDSIVRLRERVKLVCRTKGSPPPRVHWLKDGIPLHPRRGLRIQHKRRRSKVVISSAKPEDTGTYECVAESTSGHRASLAAQLLVAHDTRIPETTTAAWPRQEQPCPITGDFCMNGGTCLFFETVGEPACRCAEGFTGQRCETKDVISTGSVYNRRRAPFSCKLGLSTSYYC